One part of the Cyclobacteriaceae bacterium genome encodes these proteins:
- a CDS encoding outer membrane beta-barrel protein, whose protein sequence is MTASRSFLIPIVLLSTATAFSQRSEIGFGIGTFNYTGDLVRTYNFKNSTLAGTVYYRSNISKVVSFRATITAGQLGAKEVPIDAFASARNASFNTFLLETSLGFEYHFLSWRDIKTPMRYTPYLFAGFGLFGISGYDVKPEEYSNVQGTIPFGGGFKYIVNPKFYVAFEVGIRKTFFDYLDNISDGDPLQKNYQYGNRNDFDNYFFVGFTLTRTFYDIPCPKNPYK, encoded by the coding sequence ATGACGGCCAGCCGTTCATTTCTCATTCCCATTGTTCTATTAAGCACGGCCACAGCTTTTTCGCAACGGTCCGAAATCGGGTTTGGTATTGGAACCTTCAATTATACAGGCGACCTGGTACGCACGTATAATTTTAAAAACTCAACCTTGGCCGGAACAGTCTACTACCGCTCCAACATCAGTAAAGTTGTAAGTTTCCGGGCTACTATCACGGCAGGTCAGTTGGGCGCCAAAGAAGTGCCTATTGATGCTTTTGCTTCAGCGCGTAATGCGTCCTTCAACACATTTCTGTTAGAAACAAGTCTTGGTTTTGAATATCATTTCCTGAGTTGGCGTGATATTAAAACGCCTATGCGGTACACGCCATACTTGTTTGCGGGTTTTGGGTTGTTCGGTATTTCCGGGTACGATGTGAAGCCTGAAGAATACAGCAATGTTCAGGGCACCATTCCTTTTGGCGGTGGTTTTAAATACATAGTTAATCCAAAATTCTATGTGGCATTTGAGGTGGGCATCCGCAAAACTTTTTTCGACTACCTGGATAACATTTCAGATGGCGATCCTTTGCAAAAAAACTACCAGTACGGCAATCGCAACGATTTTGACAATTACTTTTTTGTGGGCTTTACCTTAACACGAACTTTTTACGATATACCCTGCCCGAAAAATCCATATAAATAG